One stretch of Meriones unguiculatus strain TT.TT164.6M chromosome 7, Bangor_MerUng_6.1, whole genome shotgun sequence DNA includes these proteins:
- the Mrpl45 gene encoding large ribosomal subunit protein mL45, with the protein MAALMSRGLSCVSRALGWWSRQPILVPQSTAIVPVKTRTRFKLPYPEPKYKTEKEFSEYARKAGLVIPQERMERPIHLACTAGIFDPYVPPEGDARMSSLSKEGLTQRADRLRKNVMSQLAIRKIKEFDANFKTKDFPEKAKDIFIEAHLCLNNSDYDRLHTLVTEHCFPDMVWDLKYKTVRWSFVESLEPAQVVHVRASGLMDQSNLYSQVTVRLHTRQTLAIYDRFGRLMYGQEDVPKDVLEYVVFERHLMNPYGSWRMHAKIVPPWAPPKQPILKTLMFPGPQLKPCEEYEETPGEAHKPQLA; encoded by the exons atggcagccctCATGTCTCGGGGCTTGTCCTGCGTATCCAGGGCCTTGGGATGGTGGTCTCGGCAG cCCATACTGGTGCCTCAGTCCACAGCCATAGTTCCAGTAAAAACCAGAACCCGTTTCAAACTCCCTTATCCTGAACCTAAgtacaaaacagaaaaggagtttTCAGAATATGCCAGGAAAGCAGGATTGGTTATTCCCCAGGAACGGATGGAGCGCCCTATACATCTGGCCTGCACAG CTGGAATATTTGACCCCTATGTTCCTCCGGAAGGGGATGCCCGAATGTCATCTCTTTCAAAGGAAGGACTGACGCAGAGAGCCGATCGATTAAGAAAgaatgtgatgtcacaattggc AATTCGAAAGATAAAAGAATTTGatgctaattttaaaacaaaagactTCCCTGAGAAAGCTAAGGATATTTTCATCGAAGCTCACCTTTGTCTAAACAA cTCAGACTACGACCGGCTTCATACCTTGGTCACTGAACACTGTTTCCCG gACATGGTCTGGGACCTCAAGTACAAGACCGTCCGCTGGAGCTTTGTGGAGTCTTTAGAGCCAGCCCAAGTGGTTCATGTTCGAGCCTCAGGTTTGATGGACCAGAGCAACTTGTACAGCCAGGTCACCGTGCGCCTGCACACTCGCCAG ACTTTGGCCATCTATGATCGGTTTGGCCGGTTGATGTATGGACAGGAAGATGTGCCCAAGGATGTCCTGGAGTATGTGGTGTTTGAAAGACACTTGATGAATCCGTATGGGAGCTGGAGAATGCATGCCAAGATTGTGCCCCCATGGGCACCCCCTAAGCAGCCCATCCTCAAG accttgatgTTTCCTGGTCCTCAGCTGAAACCATGTGAGGAgtatgaagagacaccaggagagGCCCATAAGCCTCAGTTAGCCTAA